A DNA window from Pungitius pungitius chromosome 1, fPunPun2.1, whole genome shotgun sequence contains the following coding sequences:
- the znf16l gene encoding zinc finger protein 16-like: MSRKKTLSLAETGLSPELHGTFMEPHRSASRTDGDFLELEHDEELLCSVSDITEHLGRNIAAVLETALSDIRKMVSIRIRVLKMELREKTEEIEVLKSRLDTAPRDGRDMFPGVATMEPSADGGFKKHELCSGVRHISVDPRRAKPAMPGVKKENIDAICDYLMKDKNSRGAADVDGDHSSQASGDREARPEPDPHSLHLWPDGGMAGSGPAHEDAESATDDLFSMLPSGSKRMYDYEWIAPMEYTPDMKVMKESECEDTPTGETEDDEDDDEEGNVSPRREGDQAQAPLSHVQPDEFSLEPQSSAGEGGSPLEGSTDRPVAGQQFPGHTYICSLCGTFCPDSMFLEEHVKLIHSDSAGAQALQALQSSCSAAPAAVEEGGPDPRRGRGQQDEDAGAGVGGGVGLGRAGGAVKKEIKIEGGYECGDCGRHFNYLGNLRQHQRIHTGEKPFMCPECGERFRHAARLKSHRLVHSGAQSPFPCPQCGKGFSVLSGLKRHQRVHTGESPYACPQCGRRFKELGNLYTHQRIHSGATPYCCQQCGRSFRHLGTYKSHRCTPPQ, from the exons ATGAGTCGCAAAAAAACCCTCAGCTTGGCCGAGACCGGCCTGTCCCCTGAGCTCCACGGCACCTTCATGGAGCCCCACAGGTCGGCGAGCCGAACCGACGGTGATTTTCTGGAGCTGGAGCATGACGAAGAGCTGCTCTGCTCGGTCAGCGACATCACCGAGCACCTCGGCAGGAACATCGCCGCCGTGCTGGAGACAGCGCTGTCGGACATCCGCAAGATGGTCAGCATCAGGATACGAGTCCTGAAGATGGAGCTGCGCGAGAAAACCGAGGAAATCGAGGTGTTAAAGTCGAGACTGGATACAGCCCCGAGGGACGGTAGGGACATGTTCCCCGGCGTCGCGACCATGGAGCCGTCCGCAGACGGCGGCTTCAAAAAACACGAGCTGTGCTCCGGCGTCAGGCACATTAGCGTCGACCCCAGGAGAGCCAAGCCCGCCATGCCCGGTGTGAAGAAGGAGAACATAGACGCCATCTGTGACTATCTGATGAAGGACAAGAACTCGAGAGGGGCCGCGGACGTGGACGGGGACCACAGCAGCCAAGCCAGCGGCGACAGGGAGGCTCGCCCGGAGCCGGACCCGCACTCCCTCCACCTGTGGCCGGACGGCGGCATGGCCGGCTCGGGGCCCGCGCACGAAGACGCCGAGTCGGCCACCGATGACCTCTTCAGCATGCTCCCCTCCGGCAGCAAGCGGATGTACGACTACGAGTGGATCGCCCCGATGGAGTACACCCCAGACATGAagg TCATGAAGGAGTCTGAATGTGAGGACACCCCAACCGGCGAGACGGAAgacgatgaggatgatgatgaggagggaaATGTGTCgccgaggagggagggggaccaGGCCCAGGCCCCGCTGTCACACGTCCAGCCCGATGAGTTCAGCCTGGAGCCCCAGAGCTCTGCAGGGGAGGGAGGCAGTCCGCTGGAGGGCAGCACGGACCGGCCTGTGGCAG GCCAGCAGTTCCCCGGCCACACTTATATCTGCTCTCTGTGCGGAACCTTCTGCCCCGACTCCATGTTCCTAGAGGAACACGTCAAACTGATACACTCGGACTCCGCCGGCGCCCAGGCCCTTCAGGCGCTCCAGTCCAGCTGCTCAGCCGCGCCTgcggcggtggaggagggaggcccTGACCCcaggagaggcagagggcaACAGGACGAGGATGCGGGAGCCGGGGTCGGGGGCGGCGTGGGCCTCGGCCGGGCAGGGGGCGCGGTGAAAAAGGAGATCAAAATCGAGGGCGGCTACGAGTGCGGGGACTGCGGCCGGCACTTTAACTACCTTGGCAACCTGCGGCAGCACCAGCGCATCCACACGGGAGAGAAGCCCTTCATGTGTCCGGAGTGCGGGGAGCGCTTCCGCCACGCGGCCCGCTTAAAAAGCCACAGGTTGGTGCACAGCGGGGCCCAGAGCCCCTTCCCCTGCCCCCAGTGCGGGAAAGGTTTCTCCGTGCTGTCGGGACTCAAGAGACACCAGCGGGTGCACACGGGCGAGAGCCCGTACGCCTGTCCACAGTGCGGCAGGCGCTTCAAAGAGCTGGGGAACCTGTACACCCACCAGAGGATCCACAGCGGGGCCACGCCGTACTGCTGCCAGCAGTGTGGGCGGAGCTTCCGCCACCTGGGGACCTACAAGAGCCACCGCTGCACCCCGCCGCAGTAA